Proteins from a genomic interval of Bradyrhizobium sp. CCGB01:
- a CDS encoding ABC transporter substrate-binding protein produces MKYLKWTLALAASLVSGVASAEISDNVVRVGVLNDISGIFQDTNGMGSVEAARMAAEDFNGGGKGIKVEIVYADHQNKADVGNAIARKWLDVEGVDAIVDVPNSAVGLSINTLLRDSRMTFLASSTASSDLTGKACSPNTIQWVNDAWATGNTTAAAMMSRGGKDWYFLTVDYALGKGIEAEAQKYIEGHGGKVLGSSKHPLGTSDFASFLLQAQGSKAQVIGLANAGGDTINAVKQAAEFGVQQSGQKLVAFLLFINDVHGMGIKVAQGLQLMEAFYWDMNDDTRAFAKRFAARPGMNGKMPSGNQAGVYASTLAYLNAVAATGSDNAKAVVPEMKKFKGNDKLFGETTIRQDGRVVHPMYLFEVKKPEESKYPYDYYKLVSTIPADQAFRPLAEGGCELVK; encoded by the coding sequence ATGAAATATCTGAAGTGGACGCTGGCGCTGGCCGCCAGTCTCGTAAGTGGCGTGGCGAGCGCCGAGATATCCGACAATGTGGTGCGCGTCGGCGTGCTCAACGACATCTCCGGCATCTTCCAGGACACCAACGGTATGGGTTCGGTCGAGGCCGCGCGCATGGCCGCCGAGGATTTCAACGGCGGCGGCAAGGGCATCAAGGTCGAGATCGTCTATGCCGACCACCAGAACAAGGCCGACGTCGGCAACGCCATCGCGCGCAAATGGCTCGATGTCGAGGGCGTCGACGCCATCGTCGACGTGCCGAACTCGGCCGTCGGCCTCTCCATCAACACGCTGCTGCGCGACAGCCGCATGACGTTCCTGGCGTCCTCGACCGCAAGCTCTGATCTGACCGGCAAGGCCTGCTCGCCCAACACCATCCAATGGGTCAACGACGCCTGGGCGACCGGCAACACCACGGCGGCCGCGATGATGTCGCGCGGCGGCAAGGACTGGTATTTCCTCACGGTCGACTATGCGCTCGGCAAGGGCATCGAGGCGGAGGCTCAAAAATATATCGAGGGCCACGGCGGCAAGGTGCTGGGCTCCAGCAAGCACCCGCTCGGCACCTCCGACTTCGCCTCCTTCCTGTTGCAGGCGCAGGGCTCGAAAGCGCAGGTGATCGGGCTCGCCAATGCCGGCGGCGACACCATCAACGCGGTCAAGCAGGCCGCCGAGTTCGGCGTTCAGCAGAGCGGACAGAAGCTCGTGGCGTTCCTGCTCTTCATCAACGACGTCCACGGCATGGGCATCAAGGTCGCACAGGGCCTCCAGCTCATGGAAGCCTTCTACTGGGACATGAACGACGATACCCGCGCGTTCGCCAAGCGCTTCGCCGCGCGACCCGGCATGAACGGCAAGATGCCGAGCGGCAACCAGGCCGGCGTCTATGCCTCGACGCTCGCCTATCTCAACGCGGTCGCGGCGACCGGCAGCGACAACGCCAAGGCCGTCGTGCCCGAGATGAAGAAGTTCAAGGGCAACGACAAGCTGTTCGGCGAGACGACGATCCGCCAGGACGGCCGCGTCGTGCACCCCATGTATTTGTTCGAGGTGAAGAAGCCGGAGGAGTCGAAGTATCCCTACGACTATTACAAGCTGGTCTCGACGATCCCCGCGGACCAGGCGTTCCGCCCGCTGGCGGAGGGCGGGTGCGAGTTGGTGAAGTAG
- a CDS encoding MarR family winged helix-turn-helix transcriptional regulator — translation MPPSTRSRQKPAPAETGPTLDLDRYVPAFITFIANKLSNSATAFYQRQFGVNVTEWRIMSLLAIEPGIPASRICHVIGFDKGPVSRTLAGLEKRGLVSIRTDPNDGRTHSISLTAKGRATHDRVIVAAFERERRLLSCLSTDEREVLIELLRRLHENLGAVTGSTEA, via the coding sequence ATGCCGCCTTCGACAAGATCCCGACAGAAGCCTGCGCCCGCCGAGACGGGACCGACGCTCGATCTCGATCGCTACGTCCCGGCGTTCATCACTTTCATCGCCAACAAGCTCTCGAACAGCGCGACCGCATTCTATCAGCGGCAGTTCGGCGTCAACGTCACCGAATGGCGGATCATGTCGCTGCTGGCGATCGAGCCCGGCATTCCCGCCTCGCGCATCTGCCACGTCATCGGCTTCGACAAGGGCCCGGTGAGCCGGACGCTGGCCGGCCTGGAGAAGCGCGGGCTGGTTTCGATTCGTACCGATCCGAACGACGGCCGCACCCATTCGATCTCGCTGACGGCGAAGGGCCGCGCCACCCATGACAGGGTGATTGTCGCGGCGTTCGAGCGCGAGCGGCGGCTGTTGTCCTGCCTGAGCACGGACGAGCGCGAGGTGCTGATCGAGCTGCTGCGCCGGCTGCACGAAAATCTCGGCGCGGTGACCGGCAGCACTGAAGCCTGA
- a CDS encoding MarR family transcriptional regulator yields the protein MTASAARADTRPSPRKCTGNGAARPDDTDEIGLDALVGHAGYAVRRFQIWIFQDFIKTLGEVDIRPTQYSVLTVIGTNPGLSQMAVAKRLGIERARLVHLLDSLEQRRLVKRIKSKADRRSHALHLTAPGERALAKFKLLAAEHERHVEEKIGKENRERLLQILAGFT from the coding sequence GTGACAGCCAGCGCAGCCCGAGCCGACACCCGCCCCTCCCCGCGCAAATGCACCGGCAACGGCGCCGCGCGGCCGGACGATACGGACGAGATCGGCCTCGACGCCTTGGTCGGCCACGCCGGCTATGCAGTGCGTCGCTTCCAGATCTGGATCTTCCAGGACTTCATCAAGACGCTCGGCGAGGTCGACATCCGGCCGACGCAATATTCGGTGCTGACGGTGATCGGCACCAATCCCGGCCTGTCGCAGATGGCGGTGGCCAAGCGGCTCGGCATCGAGCGCGCCCGGCTGGTGCATCTGCTCGACAGCCTCGAACAGCGCAGGCTGGTGAAGCGGATCAAGTCGAAGGCGGACCGCCGCTCCCACGCACTGCACCTCACCGCCCCCGGTGAGAGGGCACTTGCCAAATTCAAGCTCCTCGCCGCCGAGCACGAGCGGCATGTCGAGGAGAAGATCGGCAAGGAGAACAGGGAGCGGCTGCTCCAGATCCTCGCCGGCTTCACCTGA
- a CDS encoding 2Fe-2S iron-sulfur cluster-binding protein, translating into MPAITFIHPDGKSEGVETGDGESAMQAATRHGLDGILAECGGNAMCATCHVYVDESWLARLPGMADDEDALLDGTAAERLPNSRLSCQIHITPALDGLVVRLPERQV; encoded by the coding sequence ATGCCAGCGATCACCTTCATCCATCCTGACGGCAAGTCCGAGGGCGTCGAGACCGGCGACGGCGAGAGCGCCATGCAGGCCGCGACCCGCCACGGCCTCGACGGCATCCTGGCCGAATGCGGCGGCAACGCCATGTGCGCGACCTGCCACGTCTATGTCGACGAGAGCTGGCTCGCGCGTCTGCCCGGCATGGCGGACGATGAGGACGCGCTGCTCGACGGCACCGCGGCTGAGCGGCTGCCGAATAGCCGGCTGTCCTGCCAGATCCACATCACGCCCGCGCTCGACGGCCTCGTCGTGAGGTTGCCCGAACGGCAGGTCTGA
- the atzF gene encoding allophanate hydrolase, whose amino-acid sequence MGAEQPETITAIVAAHRAGTSTPAQTIARTYQRIRDHNDPAIFISLRDETDAIAEAEKLGARKDAASLPLYGVPVAVKDNIDALGFPTTAACPAFSYTPTHDSTAVERLRAAGAIIIGKTNLDQFATGLVGVRSPYGIPKNSIREDLVPGGSSSGSAVAVGAGLVPLSLGTDTAGSGRVPAMLNNIVGLKPSLGMISNAGLVPACRTLDCISVFALTVDDAALALSVMAGPDQADPFSRDRPLGALTPFPANLRLGVPRNGQLIFFGDKKAEAAYADALKRWTALGATLVEFDLEPFYETARLLYEGPWVAERYLVIKNLLASAPDTIHPVTREITAAGARLTAAETFSALYRLQGLRKIAERTFANIDALVLPTAPTAYTTAQVLANPIELNSRLGTYTNFVNLLDLCGLAVPASMRADGIPFGITLLAPAGRDALLASIGRVFHADTKLTVGAKGVAQAPLAPLPSVTSDEIPIAVVGAHLSGMALNGELTALDGRLIEATRTAPDYKLYALKTTPPKPGMLRVEASKGASIELEIWSLSSSAFGKFVNAIPAPMAIGTIRLADGRSVKGFLVEPEVLGEARDITAYGGWRKFMAEAAKV is encoded by the coding sequence ATGGGGGCTGAGCAGCCTGAAACGATCACCGCGATTGTGGCCGCGCATCGCGCGGGCACGAGCACGCCTGCGCAGACGATTGCGCGCACCTATCAGCGCATCCGCGATCACAACGATCCCGCGATCTTCATCAGCCTGCGTGACGAGACGGACGCGATCGCGGAAGCCGAGAAGCTTGGCGCGCGCAAGGATGCCGCGAGCCTGCCGCTCTATGGCGTACCGGTCGCAGTGAAGGACAATATCGACGCGCTGGGGTTTCCGACCACCGCGGCCTGCCCGGCGTTCTCGTATACGCCGACGCATGATTCGACCGCGGTGGAGCGCCTGCGCGCGGCCGGTGCCATCATCATCGGCAAGACCAATCTCGACCAGTTCGCAACCGGCCTCGTCGGCGTGCGCTCGCCTTACGGCATTCCCAAGAATTCGATTCGCGAAGATCTCGTTCCCGGAGGCTCGAGCTCGGGATCGGCGGTCGCCGTCGGCGCCGGGCTCGTGCCGCTGTCACTGGGCACCGACACCGCCGGAAGCGGGCGCGTGCCGGCGATGCTCAACAACATCGTCGGCCTGAAGCCGAGCCTTGGCATGATCTCGAATGCGGGGCTCGTGCCGGCCTGCCGCACGCTCGACTGCATCTCCGTATTCGCGTTGACGGTCGACGACGCCGCGCTCGCGCTGTCGGTGATGGCTGGACCGGACCAGGCCGATCCGTTCTCGCGCGACCGGCCGCTCGGCGCGCTCACGCCGTTTCCGGCAAACTTGCGCCTCGGCGTGCCGCGCAACGGACAGCTGATCTTCTTCGGCGACAAGAAGGCGGAGGCCGCTTACGCCGATGCACTGAAGCGCTGGACCGCGCTCGGCGCGACACTGGTCGAGTTCGACCTCGAGCCGTTCTACGAGACGGCGCGGCTGCTTTATGAGGGACCGTGGGTCGCCGAGCGTTATCTCGTGATCAAGAATCTGCTCGCGTCCGCGCCAGACACCATCCACCCGGTGACGCGCGAGATCACGGCGGCCGGTGCGCGGCTCACCGCGGCGGAGACGTTCTCTGCACTCTACCGTTTGCAGGGCCTGCGCAAGATCGCCGAGCGGACATTTGCCAATATCGACGCGCTGGTGCTGCCGACCGCGCCGACCGCCTATACGACCGCGCAGGTGCTGGCCAATCCGATCGAACTCAACAGCCGGCTCGGCACCTACACCAATTTCGTCAATCTGCTCGATCTCTGCGGCCTCGCCGTGCCGGCATCGATGCGCGCCGACGGCATTCCGTTCGGCATCACGCTGCTTGCGCCCGCGGGACGTGATGCGCTGCTTGCCAGCATCGGCCGCGTGTTTCATGCCGATACGAAACTGACCGTCGGCGCGAAGGGCGTGGCGCAAGCACCGCTTGCACCGCTGCCTTCAGTCACAAGTGATGAGATTCCGATCGCGGTGGTCGGCGCTCATCTCTCCGGCATGGCGCTGAACGGCGAATTGACGGCGCTGGACGGACGATTGATCGAGGCGACCAGGACCGCGCCGGACTACAAGCTCTACGCGCTCAAGACCACGCCGCCGAAGCCTGGCATGCTGCGCGTCGAGGCCAGTAAGGGTGCGTCGATCGAGCTGGAGATCTGGTCGCTGTCGTCATCCGCCTTCGGCAAGTTCGTCAATGCGATCCCCGCGCCGATGGCGATCGGCACGATCCGGCTTGCGGATGGCCGCAGCGTGAAGGGGTTTCTCGTCGAGCCGGAGGTGCTGGGCGAGGCGCGCGACATCACCGCGTATGGCGGCTGGCGAAAATTTATGGCGGAAGCTGCGAAGGTGTAG
- a CDS encoding AtzE family amidohydrolase translates to MTTKPEMTAAEIASAVAGGKMSALDATESALARIKQHDTILNSFTDVTADRARAKARAVDADIAAGKTVGPLAGVPFAVKNLFDVAGLATRAGSKINRDLAPAKRDATLIERMEAVGAVLVGALNMGEYAYDFTGENVHDGPSRNPHDTTRMTGGSSGGSGSAVGGALVPIALGSDTNGSIRVPSSFCGIFGLKPTYGRLSRARSFPFVASLDHLGPFARSVTDLALAYDAMQGPDADDGACTTRGLEPTLPLLANPVSDLRIAIAGGYFQKNVFPEAVEAVSRVAKALGATQVVDVPEAGRARAAAYVITTTEGASLHLDRLRKRPNDFDPAVRDRLIAGAMVPAPLVDRAQKFRRWYRAQLAEIFKSTDVLIAPATPCTAPKLGQVNFNLDGVELPVRANIGIHTQPISFIGLPVVAVPVPLEPLPIGVQIICAPWREDIALRVAYALEQMGVVSAPSPRGI, encoded by the coding sequence ATGACCACCAAGCCAGAGATGACGGCCGCCGAAATCGCGAGCGCGGTTGCGGGCGGCAAGATGTCCGCGCTCGATGCAACTGAATCCGCCCTCGCGCGCATCAAGCAGCACGACACCATCCTCAATTCCTTCACCGACGTCACCGCCGATCGCGCGCGTGCGAAGGCGCGTGCGGTTGATGCCGACATCGCGGCCGGTAAGACCGTCGGCCCGCTCGCCGGCGTGCCCTTCGCGGTGAAGAACCTGTTTGACGTCGCGGGGCTCGCCACGCGGGCGGGCTCGAAGATCAACCGCGACCTTGCGCCCGCAAAACGCGACGCGACACTGATCGAGCGCATGGAAGCCGTCGGCGCCGTGCTGGTCGGCGCGCTCAACATGGGTGAATACGCCTACGATTTTACGGGCGAGAACGTCCATGACGGTCCCTCGCGCAATCCGCACGACACGACGCGGATGACCGGCGGCTCGTCCGGCGGTTCCGGCAGCGCCGTCGGCGGCGCGCTGGTGCCGATCGCGCTGGGCTCCGATACCAACGGTTCGATCCGCGTGCCGTCCTCCTTCTGCGGCATCTTCGGCTTGAAGCCGACCTATGGCCGGCTGTCGCGGGCGCGCTCGTTCCCGTTCGTGGCGAGCCTCGATCATCTCGGTCCGTTCGCGCGCTCGGTCACCGATCTCGCGCTCGCCTATGACGCGATGCAGGGGCCGGATGCCGACGATGGCGCCTGCACGACGCGTGGGCTGGAGCCGACGCTGCCGCTGCTCGCCAATCCGGTTTCGGACCTGCGCATCGCGATCGCCGGCGGGTACTTTCAGAAGAACGTGTTCCCGGAAGCTGTCGAGGCGGTCAGCCGCGTCGCCAAGGCGCTGGGCGCAACGCAAGTGGTCGACGTCCCCGAAGCCGGGCGCGCCCGCGCCGCGGCCTATGTCATCACCACCACCGAAGGCGCCTCGCTGCATCTCGATCGCCTGCGCAAGCGCCCGAACGATTTCGATCCGGCCGTGCGCGACCGGCTGATCGCAGGCGCGATGGTGCCGGCGCCGCTGGTCGACCGCGCGCAGAAATTCCGCCGCTGGTATCGCGCCCAGCTCGCCGAGATCTTCAAATCCACCGACGTGCTGATCGCACCGGCCACGCCCTGCACGGCGCCGAAGCTTGGCCAGGTGAATTTCAATCTCGACGGCGTCGAGCTGCCGGTGCGCGCCAATATCGGTATCCACACCCAGCCGATCTCCTTCATCGGATTGCCCGTGGTCGCGGTGCCCGTGCCGCTGGAGCCGCTGCCGATCGGCGTGCAGATCATTTGCGCGCCCTGGCGCGAGGACATCGCGCTGCGCGTCGCGTACGCATTGGAACAGATGGGCGTGGTATCAGCGCCCAGCCCAAGAGGAATCTAA
- a CDS encoding GntR family transcriptional regulator translates to MTLDDLPQGILPAEPVVPRVDRAQPSVHKITRAEELRLQLADEIVRGTLAPGAPLDETDIARRFSVSRTPVREALRQLVASGLVESRAHRGAVVAQPSVERLTSMFEAMAELEALCAGLAAERMSAAERHGLEAIHEELRVLSYAGNPDRFHEVNERFHNAIYAGSQNGYIAEITLATRVRVQPFRRAQFRNLGRLAKSQAEHDRVVVAIMRGDKQGAAAAMRAHIELVRGEYEIYAVSV, encoded by the coding sequence ATGACGCTTGACGATCTTCCGCAGGGAATATTGCCGGCCGAGCCGGTGGTGCCGCGCGTCGACCGGGCACAGCCCAGCGTGCACAAGATCACGCGCGCCGAGGAATTGCGGCTTCAGCTCGCCGACGAGATCGTGCGCGGAACCCTGGCGCCCGGTGCGCCACTCGACGAGACCGACATTGCGCGGCGCTTCAGCGTCTCGCGCACCCCGGTCCGCGAAGCGCTGCGCCAGCTCGTGGCGAGTGGTCTCGTCGAATCGCGCGCCCATCGCGGCGCGGTGGTGGCGCAGCCCTCGGTCGAGCGTCTCACAAGCATGTTCGAGGCGATGGCCGAGCTGGAAGCACTGTGCGCCGGCCTTGCCGCCGAGCGCATGTCCGCTGCCGAGCGTCACGGCCTGGAAGCCATTCACGAGGAACTGCGCGTTCTCAGCTACGCCGGCAATCCCGATCGCTTCCACGAGGTCAACGAGCGCTTCCACAACGCGATCTATGCGGGTTCGCAGAACGGCTACATCGCCGAGATCACGCTCGCCACCCGCGTGCGCGTGCAGCCGTTCCGCCGCGCCCAGTTCCGCAATCTCGGCCGGTTGGCGAAGTCGCAGGCTGAGCACGACCGCGTCGTCGTCGCCATCATGCGCGGCGACAAGCAGGGCGCCGCCGCCGCGATGCGCGCGCATATCGAGCTGGTGCGCGGGGAGTATGAGATCTACGCGGTGTCGGTGTAG
- a CDS encoding cytochrome P450, whose amino-acid sequence MSASGSPVPTGAAAVPHLDVDPFAMNFFADPYPTHDLLREAGPVVYLDKWNVYGVARYAEVHAVLNDPATFCSSRGVGLSDFKKETPWRPPSLILEADPPAHSRTRAVLSKVLSPTVMKQVRDRFAAAAEERVDALLDKRSFDAITDLAEAYPLSIFPDALGLKREGREHLIPYASVVFNAFGPPNQLRQDAIARSAPHQAYVAEQCQRENLTPGGFGACIHARVDDGEITATEAPLLVRSLLSAGLDTTVNGIGAAVYCLARFPDQWQRLRNDPTLARNAFEEAVRFESPVQTFFRTTTREVELSGARIGEGEKVLMFLAAANRDPRRWDKPDSYDITRRTSGHVGFGSGIHMCVGQLVARLEGEVMLTALARRIAKIEIAGEPKRRFNNTLRGLDSLPVTITPA is encoded by the coding sequence ATGAGTGCATCCGGCTCCCCTGTGCCAACCGGCGCTGCGGCTGTCCCGCATCTCGACGTCGATCCCTTCGCGATGAATTTTTTCGCCGATCCCTATCCCACGCATGATCTGCTGCGGGAGGCGGGTCCGGTCGTCTATCTCGACAAATGGAACGTGTATGGCGTGGCGCGCTATGCCGAGGTCCACGCCGTGCTGAACGATCCCGCGACGTTCTGCTCCAGCCGCGGCGTCGGCCTGTCCGACTTCAAGAAAGAGACGCCGTGGCGGCCGCCGAGCCTGATCCTGGAGGCCGATCCGCCCGCGCACAGCCGCACCCGCGCCGTGCTGTCAAAGGTGCTGTCGCCGACCGTGATGAAGCAGGTGCGCGACCGCTTTGCCGCGGCAGCCGAGGAGCGGGTCGATGCGCTGCTGGACAAGCGCAGCTTCGACGCGATCACCGATCTCGCCGAGGCCTATCCGCTGTCGATCTTTCCGGATGCGCTCGGGCTGAAGCGGGAGGGGCGCGAGCATCTGATCCCCTATGCGAGCGTGGTGTTCAACGCGTTCGGCCCGCCCAACCAGCTGCGGCAGGACGCGATCGCGCGCTCGGCGCCGCACCAGGCCTATGTCGCCGAGCAATGTCAGCGCGAGAACCTGACGCCCGGCGGCTTCGGCGCCTGCATCCATGCTCGCGTCGACGACGGCGAGATCACGGCGACCGAGGCGCCGCTGCTGGTACGCTCGCTGCTGTCAGCCGGCCTCGATACCACCGTCAACGGCATTGGCGCTGCGGTCTATTGCCTCGCGCGCTTCCCCGACCAATGGCAGCGGCTGCGCAACGATCCCACGCTCGCGCGCAACGCCTTCGAGGAGGCCGTGCGCTTCGAGAGCCCTGTGCAGACCTTCTTCCGCACCACCACGCGCGAGGTCGAGCTCTCAGGCGCGAGGATCGGCGAGGGCGAAAAGGTGCTGATGTTCCTCGCCGCCGCCAATCGCGATCCGCGGCGCTGGGACAAGCCCGACAGCTACGACATCACGCGCCGCACCTCCGGCCATGTCGGCTTCGGCTCGGGCATTCACATGTGCGTCGGCCAGCTCGTCGCGCGCCTCGAAGGCGAGGTGATGCTGACCGCGTTGGCGCGCCGTATCGCGAAAATCGAGATCGCCGGCGAGCCGAAGCGCCGCTTCAACAACACGCTGCGCGGGCTCGACAGCCTGCCTGTGACCATCACCCCGGCCTGA
- a CDS encoding feruloyl-CoA synthase: MTTAPSGDASSLFATPKTTAEHRADGSIVLRSPEPLRDSARCIGDWLEQWARQTPDTIFLAERDSADMPWATVTYAGALRRVRAAASWILTQSLSAVRPVVILSDNSIDHALLALAAQHVGVPSAAISPAYSLMSKDFDKLKSMIALLEPGAIYVSSTKPFAAALAAIKPLHSAQIISGNAGDADALAFRAVAATPETPDVAEAFATVTPDTIAKFLFTSGSTGTPKAVINTQRMLTSSQQAKAQTWTFLEQGGGELVILDWLPWSHTFGANHNFNLVLRNGGSLYIDGGKPAPGLFATSLANLKSVMPTVYFNVPRGFDMLIAALRGDAELRRRFFSEVKFAFYAGAALPQNLWDALEQLSMETVGRALPMVSAWGSTETSPLAADCHFLAERSGNIGVPIPGTELKLVTAGDKLEVRVRGPNVTPGYWKAPELTSQAFDDEGFYLIGDAVKLADSARPERGLFFDGRVAEDFKLNSGTWVSVGTLRVAGIAALAPLAQDIVVTGHGGDEVRFLVFPNIAACRAQSGLPETAGVNDVLAHDKVRTAISQGLAKLKQQGANSSGHATRALLLAEPPSVDGGEITDKGYINQRAVLTRRADAVARLNDEASAEWIGV, translated from the coding sequence ATGACAACCGCCCCAAGCGGTGACGCTTCGAGCCTGTTTGCAACGCCGAAGACTACCGCCGAGCATCGCGCCGACGGCAGCATCGTGCTGCGGTCGCCCGAGCCCTTGCGCGACAGCGCGCGTTGCATCGGCGACTGGCTGGAGCAATGGGCGCGGCAAACGCCGGATACGATCTTCCTCGCCGAGCGTGACAGCGCCGATATGCCCTGGGCCACCGTGACTTACGCGGGAGCCCTGCGGCGGGTGCGCGCGGCGGCGTCCTGGATCTTGACGCAAAGCCTCAGCGCGGTGCGCCCCGTTGTCATTCTCTCCGACAACAGCATCGATCACGCGCTGCTGGCGCTGGCTGCCCAGCATGTCGGTGTGCCCTCGGCGGCGATCTCGCCGGCCTATTCGCTGATGTCGAAAGACTTTGACAAGCTCAAGAGCATGATCGCGCTGCTTGAGCCTGGCGCGATCTACGTCTCCTCGACAAAACCGTTTGCGGCGGCGCTGGCTGCGATCAAGCCGCTGCACAGCGCGCAGATCATCAGCGGCAATGCTGGCGATGCCGATGCGCTCGCTTTCCGTGCCGTCGCCGCAACGCCTGAGACGCCTGACGTCGCCGAAGCCTTCGCCACGGTGACGCCTGATACGATCGCAAAGTTCCTGTTCACCTCGGGCTCGACCGGCACGCCAAAAGCCGTAATCAACACCCAGCGCATGCTGACCTCGAGCCAGCAAGCCAAGGCGCAGACCTGGACGTTTCTCGAACAGGGCGGCGGCGAGCTCGTGATCCTCGATTGGCTGCCCTGGAGCCATACGTTCGGCGCCAACCACAATTTCAATCTCGTGCTGCGCAACGGCGGCTCGCTCTATATCGACGGCGGCAAGCCGGCGCCCGGTCTCTTTGCGACGTCACTCGCCAATTTGAAAAGCGTGATGCCGACGGTCTATTTCAACGTGCCGCGCGGTTTCGATATGCTGATCGCAGCGTTGCGCGGCGACGCGGAACTCCGCCGCCGTTTCTTCAGCGAGGTGAAATTCGCCTTCTATGCCGGCGCCGCGCTGCCGCAGAATCTCTGGGACGCGCTCGAACAGCTGTCGATGGAGACGGTTGGCCGCGCGCTGCCGATGGTGTCGGCCTGGGGCTCGACCGAGACCTCGCCGTTGGCGGCCGACTGCCATTTCCTCGCGGAGCGCTCCGGCAATATCGGCGTGCCCATTCCCGGCACCGAGCTGAAGCTGGTCACCGCCGGCGACAAGCTGGAGGTGCGCGTGCGCGGCCCCAACGTCACGCCGGGCTATTGGAAGGCGCCGGAGCTGACCAGCCAGGCCTTTGACGACGAGGGCTTCTATCTGATCGGCGATGCCGTGAAGCTTGCAGATAGCGCGAGGCCGGAGCGCGGCCTGTTCTTCGACGGCCGCGTCGCCGAGGATTTCAAGCTCAATTCCGGCACCTGGGTCAGCGTCGGCACGCTGCGCGTTGCCGGCATCGCCGCGCTGGCGCCGCTTGCGCAGGACATCGTCGTCACCGGCCATGGCGGCGACGAGGTCCGCTTTCTCGTGTTTCCGAACATCGCTGCATGCCGCGCGCAATCAGGTCTACCCGAGACGGCAGGCGTGAACGACGTGCTGGCGCATGACAAGGTCCGGACCGCGATCTCGCAGGGCCTGGCAAAACTGAAGCAGCAGGGCGCCAACTCCTCCGGCCACGCGACGCGCGCGCTGCTGCTCGCCGAGCCGCCATCAGTGGACGGCGGCGAGATCACCGACAAGGGTTACATCAACCAGCGCGCCGTGCTGACGCGCCGCGCCGATGCGGTGGCGCGGTTGAATGACGAGGCGTCGGCGGAGTGGATCGGCGTTTAG
- the hpxZ gene encoding oxalurate catabolism protein HpxZ yields the protein MEIDLPDVIAEVKAAFERYEQALVTNDVAVLGELFRNDPRTLRYGIGENLYGYEAISGFRAGRSPVGLNRRTAKTVISSYGRDTAVASTLFYRDTAPGKVGRQMQTWIRFPEGWRVVAAHVSIIGESQET from the coding sequence ATGGAGATCGATCTCCCCGACGTGATCGCGGAAGTGAAGGCCGCGTTCGAGCGCTATGAGCAGGCCCTCGTCACCAACGACGTCGCCGTGCTCGGCGAGCTGTTCCGCAACGATCCGCGCACGCTGCGCTATGGCATCGGCGAGAACCTCTATGGCTACGAGGCGATCTCCGGCTTTCGCGCCGGCCGCTCGCCAGTCGGCCTGAACCGCCGCACCGCCAAAACCGTCATCTCCAGCTACGGCCGCGACACGGCCGTGGCCTCTACTTTGTTCTATCGCGATACGGCTCCCGGCAAGGTCGGCCGGCAGATGCAGACCTGGATTCGCTTCCCGGAGGGCTGGCGCGTCGTTGCCGCCCATGTCAGCATCATCGGTGAGTCGCAAGAGACCTGA
- a CDS encoding DUF4089 domain-containing protein has product MAEPLDDYIDAVSKALALPVEEAWRPAVRANLEVSLRLARLVDEFALPDETEPAPIFTA; this is encoded by the coding sequence ATGGCCGAGCCGCTGGACGACTATATCGACGCCGTATCGAAAGCGCTGGCGCTGCCGGTCGAGGAGGCCTGGAGGCCTGCGGTGCGCGCCAATCTCGAAGTCTCGCTGCGGCTCGCCCGCCTCGTCGACGAATTCGCGCTGCCGGACGAGACCGAGCCCGCGCCGATCTTCACGGCTTGA